In one window of Porites lutea chromosome 8, jaPorLute2.1, whole genome shotgun sequence DNA:
- the LOC140945654 gene encoding ralA-binding protein 1-A-like isoform X3: protein MAEREEDAFERKESKKDKGYIAFRSDDDSVGEEEEEDSRPKGKKVKREKSRSLALRIKTKKQKKEKEKDKEKEKDKEKKKKKKAENLSPPQAPRKPVFGVPLEVATKQTRLPDGVELPRVFREGIVHIEENCLEVEGIYRVSGTKSKIDFLRESYDQGKTVDLHEYEAEAVSSLIKLYLRELPENILTAALVPKFNEISSIKDRSEQVEKTKQLLTELPSCNRTLLAWLFTHMSHVIEKYSSNRMNLQNIGIVLSPTMNVGHSVLFIFLNYVEELFPDTKLTNALASALAKQEAILTQLHEELNMNTDIAQPDRQDEMLWEVQRKVTLLKRKLRHAKRHALQSNQGEEQQKKQEHTTETRDEEDGAISLLEASEAELLLEQEELTSIGDELRKRLEQEKKEIERLNEEIAALVALKEKDPELEQSSDSDSSESEVEDEADLEKLLQELIEQNEELEQKNTQLCRNIHEEREACVELQVQIRLFEARGRSQQMDPKPQEPSTEISSKAMIMSVTSV, encoded by the exons GCTGAGCGCGAAGAAGACGCTTTTGAgaggaaagaaagcaaaaaagacaaaggttACATTGCGTTTCGCTCAGACGATGACAGCGtcggagaagaagaagaagaagattccag GCCCAAGGGGAAGAAAGTGAAAAGGGAGAAGTCTAGATCACTGGCTCTGCGCATCAAgacaaaaaagcagaaaaaagagaaagaaaaggacaaagaaaaggaaaaggataaagagaaaaagaagaaaaagaaagccgaGAACCTTTCACCTCCACAAGCACCAA GAAAACCAGTGTTTGGAGTCCCATTAGAAGTGGCAACTAAACAAACCAGACTTCCAGATGGAGTTGAGCTGCCCAGGGTTTTCCGGGAAGGAATTGTTCACATTGAAGAAAACT GCCTTGAGGTTGAGGGAATTTACAGAGTTTCTGGGACAAAGTCTAAAATAGATTTCTTGAGAGAAAGCTATGATCAAG GAAAAACAGTGGATCTTCATGAATATGAAGCTGAGGCTGTGTCAAGTTTGATAAAACTTTATCTTCGGGAGTTACCTGAAAACATCCTTACTGCTGCATTGGTTCCAAAGTTTAATGAAATCTCCA GTATCAAGGACAGAAGTGAACAAGTGGAAAAAACTAAACAGCTCCTTACTGAGCTGCCGTCATGTAACAGGACACTGTTGGCGTGGCTCTTCACTCACATGTCTCATGTCATAGAAAAG TATTCATCAAACAGAATGAACCTGCAGAACATTGGAATAGTTCTGAGCCCAACAATGAATGTAGGGCATAGTGTATTGTTCATTTTCCTGAACTACGTCGAAGAGCTCTTCCCTGATACAAAGCTCACAAA TGCATTAGCTTCTGCTTTGGCCAAGCAAGAAGCAATTCTTACTCAGCTTCATGAAGAACTCAACATGAATACAGACATTGCGCAG cCTGATAGACAAGATGAGATGCTTTGGGAAGTGCAAAGAAAGGTTACCCTACTAAAAAGGAAG CTGAGACATGCTAAGCGACATGCATTGCAGTCAAATCAGGGAGAAGAACAACAGAAAAAGCAAGAGCATACAACAGAAACAAGAGATGAAGAGGATG GAGCAATTTCACTTTTAGAAGCTTCTGAGGCAGAGCTGTTACTGGAGCAAGAG GAACTAACTTCCATTGGTGATGAGCTCAGAAAACGTTTGGagcaagaaaagaaggaaattgAAAGACTTAAT GAAGAAATAGCAGCTCTTGTGGCATTGAAGGAAAAAGATCCCGAGCTAGAGCAAAGTTCTGACTCAGATTCGTCAGAAAGTGAAGTT GAAGATGAAGCTGACCTGGAAAAACTTTTACAGGAGCTGATTGAACAAAATGAGGAACTTGAG CAAAAGAATACTCAGCTCTGCCGCAATATTCATGAAGAGAGAGAAGCTTGTGTGGAGCTGCAGGTACAGATTAGACTTTTCGAAGCCCGGGGACGAAGCCAGCAAATGGATCCCAAACCACAGGAACCATCAACAGAAATTAG ctcAAAGGCAATGATTATGTCCGTGACTTCTGTATGA
- the LOC140945654 gene encoding ralA-binding protein 1-A-like isoform X1, with amino-acid sequence MAEREEDAFERKESKKDKGYIAFRSDDDSVGEEEEEDSRPKGKKVKREKSRSLALRIKTKKQKKEKEKDKEKEKDKEKKKKKKAENLSPPQAPRKPVFGVPLEVATKQTRLPDGVELPRVFREGIVHIEENCLEVEGIYRVSGTKSKIDFLRESYDQGKTVDLHEYEAEAVSSLIKLYLRELPENILTAALVPKFNEISSIKDRSEQVEKTKQLLTELPSCNRTLLAWLFTHMSHVIEKYSSNRMNLQNIGIVLSPTMNVGHSVLFIFLNYVEELFPDTKLTKYSGPLTTSVGMGDDEEDLPSSPNALASALAKQEAILTQLHEELNMNTDIAQPDRQDEMLWEVQRKVTLLKRKLRHAKRHALQSNQGEEQQKKQEHTTETRDEEDGAISLLEASEAELLLEQEELTSIGDELRKRLEQEKKEIERLNEEIAALVALKEKDPELEQSSDSDSSESEVEDEADLEKLLQELIEQNEELEQKNTQLCRNIHEEREACVELQVQIRLFEARGRSQQMDPKPQEPSTEISSKAMIMSVTSV; translated from the exons GCTGAGCGCGAAGAAGACGCTTTTGAgaggaaagaaagcaaaaaagacaaaggttACATTGCGTTTCGCTCAGACGATGACAGCGtcggagaagaagaagaagaagattccag GCCCAAGGGGAAGAAAGTGAAAAGGGAGAAGTCTAGATCACTGGCTCTGCGCATCAAgacaaaaaagcagaaaaaagagaaagaaaaggacaaagaaaaggaaaaggataaagagaaaaagaagaaaaagaaagccgaGAACCTTTCACCTCCACAAGCACCAA GAAAACCAGTGTTTGGAGTCCCATTAGAAGTGGCAACTAAACAAACCAGACTTCCAGATGGAGTTGAGCTGCCCAGGGTTTTCCGGGAAGGAATTGTTCACATTGAAGAAAACT GCCTTGAGGTTGAGGGAATTTACAGAGTTTCTGGGACAAAGTCTAAAATAGATTTCTTGAGAGAAAGCTATGATCAAG GAAAAACAGTGGATCTTCATGAATATGAAGCTGAGGCTGTGTCAAGTTTGATAAAACTTTATCTTCGGGAGTTACCTGAAAACATCCTTACTGCTGCATTGGTTCCAAAGTTTAATGAAATCTCCA GTATCAAGGACAGAAGTGAACAAGTGGAAAAAACTAAACAGCTCCTTACTGAGCTGCCGTCATGTAACAGGACACTGTTGGCGTGGCTCTTCACTCACATGTCTCATGTCATAGAAAAG TATTCATCAAACAGAATGAACCTGCAGAACATTGGAATAGTTCTGAGCCCAACAATGAATGTAGGGCATAGTGTATTGTTCATTTTCCTGAACTACGTCGAAGAGCTCTTCCCTGATACAAAGCTCACAAA GTACAGTGGACCTCTTACAACGTCTGTTGGAATGGGTGATGATGAAGAGGATTTACCCAGTAGTCCAAA TGCATTAGCTTCTGCTTTGGCCAAGCAAGAAGCAATTCTTACTCAGCTTCATGAAGAACTCAACATGAATACAGACATTGCGCAG cCTGATAGACAAGATGAGATGCTTTGGGAAGTGCAAAGAAAGGTTACCCTACTAAAAAGGAAG CTGAGACATGCTAAGCGACATGCATTGCAGTCAAATCAGGGAGAAGAACAACAGAAAAAGCAAGAGCATACAACAGAAACAAGAGATGAAGAGGATG GAGCAATTTCACTTTTAGAAGCTTCTGAGGCAGAGCTGTTACTGGAGCAAGAG GAACTAACTTCCATTGGTGATGAGCTCAGAAAACGTTTGGagcaagaaaagaaggaaattgAAAGACTTAAT GAAGAAATAGCAGCTCTTGTGGCATTGAAGGAAAAAGATCCCGAGCTAGAGCAAAGTTCTGACTCAGATTCGTCAGAAAGTGAAGTT GAAGATGAAGCTGACCTGGAAAAACTTTTACAGGAGCTGATTGAACAAAATGAGGAACTTGAG CAAAAGAATACTCAGCTCTGCCGCAATATTCATGAAGAGAGAGAAGCTTGTGTGGAGCTGCAGGTACAGATTAGACTTTTCGAAGCCCGGGGACGAAGCCAGCAAATGGATCCCAAACCACAGGAACCATCAACAGAAATTAG ctcAAAGGCAATGATTATGTCCGTGACTTCTGTATGA
- the LOC140945654 gene encoding ralA-binding protein 1-A-like isoform X2 — MLRPTCFSFLTKKLRKDSEFDGPCCQFAAIRPKGKKVKREKSRSLALRIKTKKQKKEKEKDKEKEKDKEKKKKKKAENLSPPQAPRKPVFGVPLEVATKQTRLPDGVELPRVFREGIVHIEENCLEVEGIYRVSGTKSKIDFLRESYDQGKTVDLHEYEAEAVSSLIKLYLRELPENILTAALVPKFNEISSIKDRSEQVEKTKQLLTELPSCNRTLLAWLFTHMSHVIEKYSSNRMNLQNIGIVLSPTMNVGHSVLFIFLNYVEELFPDTKLTKYSGPLTTSVGMGDDEEDLPSSPNALASALAKQEAILTQLHEELNMNTDIAQPDRQDEMLWEVQRKVTLLKRKLRHAKRHALQSNQGEEQQKKQEHTTETRDEEDGAISLLEASEAELLLEQEELTSIGDELRKRLEQEKKEIERLNEEIAALVALKEKDPELEQSSDSDSSESEVEDEADLEKLLQELIEQNEELEQKNTQLCRNIHEEREACVELQVQIRLFEARGRSQQMDPKPQEPSTEISSKAMIMSVTSV; from the exons ATGCTTAGACCAACTTGTTTCTCCTTTTTGACAAAGAAGTTAAGAAAGGACTCGGAGTTTGATGGGCCCTGTTGCCAGTTTGCTGCGATAAG GCCCAAGGGGAAGAAAGTGAAAAGGGAGAAGTCTAGATCACTGGCTCTGCGCATCAAgacaaaaaagcagaaaaaagagaaagaaaaggacaaagaaaaggaaaaggataaagagaaaaagaagaaaaagaaagccgaGAACCTTTCACCTCCACAAGCACCAA GAAAACCAGTGTTTGGAGTCCCATTAGAAGTGGCAACTAAACAAACCAGACTTCCAGATGGAGTTGAGCTGCCCAGGGTTTTCCGGGAAGGAATTGTTCACATTGAAGAAAACT GCCTTGAGGTTGAGGGAATTTACAGAGTTTCTGGGACAAAGTCTAAAATAGATTTCTTGAGAGAAAGCTATGATCAAG GAAAAACAGTGGATCTTCATGAATATGAAGCTGAGGCTGTGTCAAGTTTGATAAAACTTTATCTTCGGGAGTTACCTGAAAACATCCTTACTGCTGCATTGGTTCCAAAGTTTAATGAAATCTCCA GTATCAAGGACAGAAGTGAACAAGTGGAAAAAACTAAACAGCTCCTTACTGAGCTGCCGTCATGTAACAGGACACTGTTGGCGTGGCTCTTCACTCACATGTCTCATGTCATAGAAAAG TATTCATCAAACAGAATGAACCTGCAGAACATTGGAATAGTTCTGAGCCCAACAATGAATGTAGGGCATAGTGTATTGTTCATTTTCCTGAACTACGTCGAAGAGCTCTTCCCTGATACAAAGCTCACAAA GTACAGTGGACCTCTTACAACGTCTGTTGGAATGGGTGATGATGAAGAGGATTTACCCAGTAGTCCAAA TGCATTAGCTTCTGCTTTGGCCAAGCAAGAAGCAATTCTTACTCAGCTTCATGAAGAACTCAACATGAATACAGACATTGCGCAG cCTGATAGACAAGATGAGATGCTTTGGGAAGTGCAAAGAAAGGTTACCCTACTAAAAAGGAAG CTGAGACATGCTAAGCGACATGCATTGCAGTCAAATCAGGGAGAAGAACAACAGAAAAAGCAAGAGCATACAACAGAAACAAGAGATGAAGAGGATG GAGCAATTTCACTTTTAGAAGCTTCTGAGGCAGAGCTGTTACTGGAGCAAGAG GAACTAACTTCCATTGGTGATGAGCTCAGAAAACGTTTGGagcaagaaaagaaggaaattgAAAGACTTAAT GAAGAAATAGCAGCTCTTGTGGCATTGAAGGAAAAAGATCCCGAGCTAGAGCAAAGTTCTGACTCAGATTCGTCAGAAAGTGAAGTT GAAGATGAAGCTGACCTGGAAAAACTTTTACAGGAGCTGATTGAACAAAATGAGGAACTTGAG CAAAAGAATACTCAGCTCTGCCGCAATATTCATGAAGAGAGAGAAGCTTGTGTGGAGCTGCAGGTACAGATTAGACTTTTCGAAGCCCGGGGACGAAGCCAGCAAATGGATCCCAAACCACAGGAACCATCAACAGAAATTAG ctcAAAGGCAATGATTATGTCCGTGACTTCTGTATGA